One window of the Anomaloglossus baeobatrachus isolate aAnoBae1 chromosome 12, aAnoBae1.hap1, whole genome shotgun sequence genome contains the following:
- the DIO3 gene encoding thyroxine 5-deiodinase has product MLHSPGAHHTCKLLKQVVACCLLLPRFLLTALMLWLLDFQCIRRRVLLTVKEETPEREDPPLCVSDSNRMCTLESLKAVWHGQKLDYFKSAHLGYSAPNTEVVMLEGQRLCRILDFSQGQRPLVVNFGSCTUPPFMARLQAYHRLATQHIDIADFLLVYIEEAHPSDGWVSTDASYQIPKHQSLQDRMQAAQLMLQGVPGCRVVVDTMSNASNAAYGAYFERLYIILDGKVVYQGGRGPEGYKISELRTWLDQYYNHLLNKGSLVIQI; this is encoded by the coding sequence ATGCTGCACAGCCCTGGAGCCCACCACACCTGCAAACTTCTCAAACAGGTGGTTGCCTGCTGCCTCCTGCTGCCTCGCTTCCTGCTCACAGCCCTCATGCTGTGGCTTCTGGACTTCCAGTGCATCAGAAGGAGGGTCCTACTTACTGTGAAGGAGGAGACCCCTGAGAGAGAGGACCCCCCTCTGTGCGTCTCTGACTCCAACCGCATGTGCACTCTGGAGTCTCTCAAGGCTGTGTGGCATGGCCAAAAACTAGACTACTTTAAGTCAGCCCACCTGGGCTACTCTGCCCCCAACACTGAGGTGGTCATGCTGGAGGGACAGCGGCTGTGCAGGATACTGGACTTCTCCCAAGGACAGAGACCCCTGGTTGTTAATTTTGGCAGTTGCACCTGACCCCCCTTCATGGCTCGCCTGCAGGCGTATCACAGGCTGGCTACCCAGCACATTGACATTGCAGATTTTTTGCTGGTGTATATAGAGGAAGCCCATCCTTCAGACGGCTGGGTAAGCACAGATGCCTCCTATCAGATCCCAAAGCATCAGAGCCTCCAGGACCGAATGCAAGCTGCTCAGCTGATGCTCCAGGGTGTGCCCGGCTGCAGGGTAGTGGTCGATACGATGTCCAATGCATCCAATGCCGCCTATGGTGCCTACTTCGAAAGACTCTACATCATCCTGGATGGAAAGGTGGTCTACCAAGGGGGCAGAGGACCAGAGGGGTACAAGATCTCTGAACTGAGGACCTGGCTGGACCAATATTACAATCACCTGCTGAACAAGGGGTCCCTTGTCATCCAGATTTAA